The Streptomyces capitiformicae genome contains the following window.
CCAGCTGGACACGGCCCAACTCGATCAATTCCACGGCCCCGTAATGCTCGACGCCGAAGCCCTCCTGGAGAAGTACCGGCGCCTCCTCGACGTCGTGGAGGCCACTGCCCTCAGCCCTGACAAGTCCAGAGACTTGATTCACTCCATCACCCAAGACCTGTAAGGGAGTCCGCATGCACACGCATATCTGGGAGAAGTCCTCCTATTGCCAGGAAGGCGACGCCTGCGTCCACATATCCGCCGTCCCTGAGACGATCCACATAACCGAAACCGCCGACCCCACCCAAGCCGTGCTCGACGCCAGCCCCTCCGCCTTCGGCGCCCTCCTCCGTGCGCTGAGGGAGAAGGGCAGCTCCGCTGACGTTCGCCAGTCGTACTGAGCACTGACGTCCGAGCGCAGATACTGATCCGAAACGGTAGGTGTTCTGGGTCGTTGATTCCTGCGTGAGTGAACTGGTGGGAGATGTACGCCAGTTGTTGCCGTCGGTGCAGGAGGTTCTTCGGCTGCGTTGGTGGCGGGCCGGACTCGTGAGGATGTCGCGGTGGTGTTCCAGGTCTCGCTCAAGGCAGTGGACAACTGGTGGGCGAAGTGGCTGGCAGGCGGGCGCGAAGCGCTCGTGGCTCGGCCGCGTGGGCGCCGGGTCGGCGAGCATCAGGTTCTCGATGCGGTCGAGCAGCAGGCGATCCGGCAGGCCGTTCTGAATCACCGTCCCTGTGACCTGGGGCTGGCGGGGCAGCTGTGGACGCGGGCCGGACGGAAGCCGTCGCCGGCGTTCTCGTAGCCGAGGCCGACCAGGGTCGGCATGTCCAGCTCGGCGGCGATCCGGTTGAGGGCGTCGATCAGGCTGTGGTGGCGGGCGCAAGTGGTGTCGTGCTCCCTGCCCGGGCGGACCGGTGAGACCCAGATCGGCCAGCCGTCCGGGGTGGTGATGACCTGCACGTTCCCGCCACGGTGCCCGTGTTTTCCGGACCACCGGAGGTCTGCGCCGTTGGGTCCCGTGGCGGCGACGCGGTCGGTGCGGATGACGATGCCGTCGAGGTTCAGATGCCTCAGCCTGGCCGCCTTCGCGCGCTCCAGCGCGGTCGCGAGGTCAGGTGCCCCGGCCGCCAGAACAGTCAGCCCCTCGTGGAGGTGGCGGTAGGCGGTGGAGACCGACAGGCCGTTGTCGCAAGCGAGTTGGGAAAGACGGGTGCCGTCGATGAACCAGCGCAGGACGAGCACCGCCTGACGGAAGCAGCCCAGCGCACGCCTGCCCTTGCGGGTCCCGGCCACGATGCGGTGATCGCGCAGCAGCCGGGCCAGGTGCTCGGCGGTGGACCGCCTCACATCGAGCACGGCGGTGTATGTGACACCGCTCGACACGTGAGACCCCTCGGCCGGATCTTTCCTTCGCAAGATCGTTCCTACCAGGGGCCTTACGCTTGCCCGGACTTGGGACCACGCCGGTTGCAGCGCCCGCCTCGCGATCACAGCGAGCGACGAGCGCTTACTGGAAAAGGCTCACTGACCAGCGGTAAGAGCCCAACTAACCGTCGAACGAGCCGCCACCTCGATAGAAGCGGACTCCCTGCTTCGCTTGAGCTCTACCTGGTTGTACGTAGTGCTGACTTCCCCATCGACGCATTCGAGTGGAAAACGCACGCCTGCCGGTTTCAATGTTACGGTCAGTCGCCCTTCCCCTTCGCACTTCACCATAATGGCGAGCGCCCCCTTTTCCAAAGGGTCCTTTACAGCAAGGACGGCGTTCCCGCTGCGCCCCTCAGCGGAAGCAAGCACCTGGCCACCGGGAAGTTTGGGCGCCACGGACACCGAGTCAGAAGGCGCAGTTTCCTCTTGATCAGGCGTTTCGATGACCGTTTCTTTCGAGAATGAAGGTGACGCATTCGACTTTGTGTCTCGACCCCCTTCAGTGCAACCAGAAATTACACCGCAGCAGGCAGCCACCGCACCCATTATCAGGCCAACTCGACGCCAGGCAGGTTTGGCCACAGTGATCAACTCTCCCATATATGCCAACCTACATGCCACGGCGCGTAACTCGTGATGGTCTTCTTGGGTGAAGTCTTGCAGTTGCTGTAGATGATGTAGCTGGTTCCGGTATTCTTCATGCGCCACACGCCATACTGGGCGTGAGTTGTCTTTCCTGGCGGAGTCTTTACTTCGATCCAGTTACCGATCTTCGCGTTCATCTTGAACGAGAGCTCGACTCCGAACTTCTTCTCGATTTCCCCAACCATGGCACTTGCGGAAACCTTTAGCTCTCCGGAGACAGCTATTCCGACTTCGCCGCCCGCCTCGGCGATAAACCTCGACTTCGCGGGGTGCGTCCCTGAATTGAAATTACCTTGCGCGGGCCCTATTCCCTTGATTTTCTTACCCTTTTTTGCAACGGGCTTATAAACCCCCACCGGCGGCCCGCAATAGTCACCAGCAGGCTGTTCGGACGGCTTCCCTGTACCCTGCGGAAGTTCCGGCGCCCTGTCGACATCCCCAGACGGAATTTCCGTTACGTCTTCTTCCGGTTCCGTGGGCGGCCCCGGCTGCGGCGTGGAGTCCTCGCTTGGAGTGCTGGTTGAATCTGCCAGGCCAGTTGGCCCGACGGAATTTTCGGCTGCTGCCTGGGCGGTCAACCCAACCAGCAGCGCCATGGTTGCGACAGAGACCACAAAGGCTCTCTTTGGCGCAAAACGCACGAGTTCCCCAGCCTTTGAATCACCGCTCCCAGCGAGCGGTGATTGGTCACATCCTATGAACGCAGCTACTGACGTAAAACCTTCAAGAAGAAATATGAGCTAGATCTGAGGCTTCTTCTCCGCTGGCCGATCGGCTGGCTACGCTGGCAGATCCGCGGTGCCGAGCAAGGAGTCACCGTGACTGGCGATGCCCTGCACACTCAGCGCGACCACGCCCACTTTCCTCGTCGAGGCGAAGAAGGCGCACTACGCCTTCACGGTGAAGCGGAACCAGAAGAACCTCTACCAACAGCTGCGAACCCTGCCCTGGCAGGAGGCGACGGCCAAGTTCTACGACCGCACCACCGGCCACGGCCGAAAGAGACACGCGTGGTGCAGGCCCTGACCGTCACTGACCTGGGCGTCGACTTCCCCCACTCCGCCCAGGTAGCCAGGGTCGTACGCCACCGCACCGACACCAAGACCGGCAAGCAGAGCCGCGAGACCGTTTACGTGACGTTCACCGCTCACCTCGGTACGACGTACAAGAACCGCGACGTCGAGATCTGGGCCGACCCGTACGGCTCCGACAAGCCGAACAAGCTGGTCAAGTCGGGGACGGTGAACTCCTACGGCAACCTGTCCGTCGCCCTCGACCTGACCCGCGACACCAAACTCTCGGTGAAGTTCGCGGGCGACGCGCGCTACAAGCCGCGGACGGTCACCAACACCGTCTACACCAAGGTCAGGATCTCCAGGACGATCGGCGGCTACTACAAGACCCAGTCGGCGTGGGGCCAGCGGTACCACTACCTCCACAAGTCCAAGGACCCGGTCATCAGCACCACGATGACCTACTACCCGGACCGCAAGCAGCGCCTCCACATCCGGGCGTACTACCAAGGCGCCTGGCGCGACACGGCCACCCAGTACTTCCCCCTGGGCACGGCCGGCAAGTCCAACATCACCCTGACCGGCACCCCCGTCACGAACATGCGCTTCCGCGTCCGCTCCTCATACGTCGACACGACGTCCGGCGACAACGTCAACACCACGACGCACGGGGCGTGGAAGTACTTCATCTTCGCCAGCTAGCCGGGGGGCCGGGGGGCGACGCCCTTCGGGCCGACGGCCCGAAGGGTTCCTACCGCTGGCAGGATCGCACCATGAGCGGGAGCAAGAAGTACTCCATGAACCTGCCCGAGGACATCGCCGTGGACAAGCTCCGGGAGATCGTCGCCGACTTCGAGACCGACAACGACGAACTCACCCGCGACGAGATCGAGGCCGCCCGAGCGCTGCTGCGCCACGATCACTCGTGAAGGCACCGCAGTGCGAGCCGGGAGGCGGGCCCGCGATGCCGAACGGACGCGGTGGTGGGCTGTTGGCACAGCGGGATGTCCGTCAGTCGTTCCGGAAAGGGTTCAGGGGGATCACGTTCCAGCTGCCGCCGCGCGAGTCCTGATGGTCCCCTTCATGCCCCCTGCCGAGCACACACGAGCCCATCTCGCTGAAGATCGGCACCCGGTACAGCAGTGCGGCCCGGACCACGTCACACCTGTCGGTGCCGTGAAGGGCCTGGCCGACCTGGTCGCGCTGGTCGCCGTCGTCCATGACTGTCATCGGACCCCGACCCCGACGCCGACCGGCAGGGCGGCAGTCGCTTCCGGCAGCCAGATGTCGAGGGCGTACAGATACGGGCGGGTCAGAGCGGTCGCGTTGCCGTCGAAGGGCGCGTGGTCGGTGCTGTATGGGGAGCGGAGGGTCAGCGATGGCGTGGGCGGGTCGCTGTTGTCGTTCACGTTGCGGCCGTTCGTACCGGGCGGGCTCTTCTCCCGCGCCCTCCCGGGCGGTCTCCGCCGCCGACCACCGGCAGGCACGAGCAGCCGGAGAACCAGCAGCACCACGGAACGAACGGCCCACTGCACCCTCGTCACCGCACGCCCCCGTCCGACAGCGACAACGACAACGACGCCCACACGACCTTGCCCACCCCGTCACACGGCGCCACACCCCAGTCGTCCGCCAACGCGTCGACGAGGACGAGCCCCCGCCCGCACACGTCATCGTCCCCGGCGCACCTCAACTCCGGCTTTCCATCAGCCGAGTCGGCCACCTCAAGCCGCAACTCCACCCCGCTCAGCTCGAACCGAACCCCGACGTCCCGGCCGTACGCCGCCTCCGCCCGGACCGCGTTGGTGAGCAACTCCGAGGTCAGCAGTTCGGCGGTGGGGGCGAACTCGGCGAGGTCATGAGGGCCGAGGACAGCACGGAGGGCGGCGCGGGCGACCCCGGGCGAACGGGGATCTCGGGGAAGGCGCAGGGTGCAGGTCCAGGACGGGGATACGGTGGTCATGGAAGTCTCCGGTCACTGAGGGGAGTTGGGTGGTGGCGTTGCGGTGTCGTCGTCGGGATGCGTACGGGTGCCCAGTGGCCGTCGCCGCTCCGTCGAGCGGGGCACTTCTGGGCGGGGCGCCTGGAGAAGACGATAGGCCTACCACAAAGCTGCTTTGCGGGAATTCGAAGAATCTCAGCACTATCTCCCCCGTGTGGGTGACAATCCCCGTAGTCCGCGCTCCGGAAGGGACGGCATGACACCAAGACCCGCCCCAAGCGCCCGACGCCTCCGGCTCGCCACCGAGCTGCGAAAACTGCGCGAACGGGCGGGCTTGACGTCAACCGAGGCCGCGAAACTGCTCGGCACCAGTTCCGGTCAACTCAGCAATGTCGAGTCGGCCCGTTTCGGAGTGAGCCCTGATCGAATCCGCGCAATGGCGGGTGTGTACTCCTGCACGGACCAGTCCTACGTCGACGCGCTGGTCGCGATGGCCGCCGAAAAGCCGCGCAGCTGCTGGTGGGACGCTTACCGCGACGTGCTCCCCTCGGGGTTCCTCACTCTGGCCGAGCTGGAGCACCACGCGACCGCCCTGCGCACCGCCTTCACCGCGCACATCCCGGGCATGCTCCAGACACCGGACCACGCCCGGGAGATCTTCCGCCATGTGATCCCGTCCCCCACCCCGCCCGAGGTGGAGCGCCGCGTCTCGCACCGCGTCCAACGGCAGGACGTCATCTACCGGGCGAACCCCCACCCGTACAGCACCGTCATCCACGAAGCCGCGCTACGCATGCAGGTCGGCGGCCGATCGGTGGCACGGGCTCAGCTCCAGCACCTGCTCGACATAGGCGAACGGGACCACATCACCATCCGGGTGCTCCCCTACGACGTCGGGGCGTTCCCCGGATCGGGCCAGTCCATCAACTACCTGTACGGCCCCGTGCCGCAGCTCGACACCGTGCAACTCGACCAGTTCCACGGTCCCGTACTGCTGGACGCCGAGGCTCACTTGGAGAAGTACCGACTGCTCCTGGACTTCGTCGAATCCATCGCCCTCGCTCCCCCGAACTCCCGCGACCTGATCCATGCCATCGCCCATGACCTCTGAAGGAGCCCGTATGCCTACCCCTCCATGGCAGAAGTCGTCCTACTGCCAAGAAGGCGAAGCCTGCGTCCACGTCGCCGCCACCTCACAGAAGTCGTCCTACTGTGGCCAGGGCGAATCCTGCGTCCACATATCCGCCGCCCCCGAGACGATCCACATAACCGAAAGCGCCGACCCCACCCAAGCCGTACTCGACGCCAGCCCCTCCGCCTTCGGCGCTCTCCTCCGTGCGCTGAGGGCTGCACATCCCGGAACATGAAGTGGTGATCGAATTCCCGCGGCGCATGATGCGGTTCTTCCCGGAGGTGAACGGTGGTGACGGAGCCGACGTTTGAGAGTCTGTTCCGTTCGGCCCGGCACAGCGCGTATCACCTGGAGATGAGGGACGCCTACGGGCTCGACGACGACTACCGGGAATGGGCTTCGGGCAACCCGTTCGATCCCGCTGAGCGCTGGCCCTGGTGGATTGAGCTGGTCTCCGCTTCGGTGGCCCGTGGCGTGGCCGTGCATCGTGCGCGCATCGTCTCGGAACCGATCAGCGACTACGTGCGGTACGAGTACGAGCTGACCCACGGCCACAACGTCAAGGCCGGCGAAGACGTGCGCTGGCTACCCCGTCGGCAGGCCTCCGGGCTGGCGCTGCCCGGAAATGACTTCTGGTTGTTCGACGATACGTCGGTCCTCTTCAACCACTTCGCCGGGGACGGAACGATGACCGGCGAAGAGCTGGTCACGGACCCCGCCGTGGTGAAGCTGTGCTCGTCCGCTTTCGCCGCGGTGTGGGAGCTGGCCACCCTGCACGAGGGGTACCGGCCGGACCGATAGCGCGATCGGCGGCCCTTCCGCCGCACGGAAGATCGCCGCTCAGCGCAGATTCTCGATGGCTTTCAGGATCAGGGCGCGTGCTTCCACCCCGTACACGGCCATGCTGCGCAGTCGCTCGAATGCCTTCAGGTAGAGGGCGATCTCGTCGGGCTGGGTGATTCTCACCCGGGCTGACAGCAGCTCAACGGACACGAGAGTGTCGTCGTAGACGTGGAACAACTCCTGCGGCCACAGCGTCCGTTCCCGGGTCGAACTGGGGATGATGCCCAACGACACCTGAGGGAGGGCGCCGGCTGTGAGCAGGTAGCCGAGCTGTGCGGCCATCGCGTCGTCGTCGCCCAACTGGTAAGAGAGGACGCTTTCTTCGATCAGCATGACGAACCGGTGGCCCGGCTGATGAATGACCTGCGAGCGTTCGAGGCGGGCTGCGGCTGCCTCTTCGGCATCATCGGGGGCATCGAGCATTTGAGCGTTGGCTGACAGAAGGGCACGCGCATAGCCCTCGGTCTGAAGCAAGCCGGGCACCAGCGTGGGTGAATAGATCCGAAACAGCTCTGTGGACTGATAGAGCTCCACGTAGCTGTCTTGGAGCCGCTTCAGGCCCGCGCGCACCTTGCGCCGCCATTCGACGTACAGCGACTCCGCGTTGCGCGACTGAGCGATGACGTCTGCGGCTTGGTCTTCGACACCGCAGGCCCGGCACCAGAGGCGGATATCGTCCGGTGTGGGGGCCGTACGTGCATTCTCGATGCGGGATGTCTTCGGATGCGTCCAGCCGCAGCGCACGGCCAGCTCGGTCCCAGTGATGCCCGCGTCGGCACGTAGCTCGCGCAGACGCTGTGCGACCCGTTCACGCGCGGCCTGGGCCGAGGAGGACGGGGAGATGGACATGAGCCGACCGTGTGCCTTCCGTACTAACTGATCTTGTAGTCCTCGTGCGGCGTCGCCCGTGCCCACACCGCTGCGAAGGCGTCCGCACACAGCTTCGCCGCAGCTGGATCCTCGCTGACCTCCCCACCGCCCGAGGCTCCTTCGCCGGTGAAATGGTTCCACCGGATGAGTCGGTCGTCGATCAGCCAGAAGTCGTTGCCGGGCAACGCGATGGCGGAAGCGCGCCGACGCGGCAGCCACCGCACCAGCTCGCCCGCCTCCATGTTCACGACAGTACCCGCGTGTTCGAACCGAATGTAGTCACTGACCGGCTCGGACACGATGCGGGCCCGGCGCACCACTACGCCACGCGCCACCGTGTTCCGGATCAGTGTCACCCATGGCGCCCAGTACGGAGATTCGGGGTCGTTGTCCCGCTCGCCGGTGCTCTTCCAGCGGGCGAAGTCGTCGGCTTCATTGGCGACTCCGTAGGCGTCGCGCATCTCCAGGTGGACGGCGGAGCGCTGAGCGCTGTTCAGCAGTTCATCGAAGCTGGGTACGTTCTGCGGCATCGCATGCCCTCCTCAGGATCGGCGCCAGACGAGCAGGAATACGGACGACAGCCTCGTGATCGGGGATGCCGACCGCGTGTCCCGGTACCTCGAACGCAGCGCACTCGGCTTCGAGTTCGGGTGTCGGCTTCCATCCCTGAATGATCAGATCGTTGTTGCTTTCGTCGACCCAGACCGTGGGACTCTCGCCCGTTCCGGTATTCGGGTCGATACCGATGAACCGTAGCGTCATCGCTGCCTCCGGCACGCTTGGTGTGCACTGATGTACACAATCTTCGGAGGAAGGGGCGATCGAAGCAAGAGGGCATTGCGCCTACAACCAGTGACAACCATTGTTTATGAACATTCATGAACATTGCTGGAAAGAGCACTCGCCGTGCTACTAGCGTCAGCAGGCACAACAAGACCTCGGCGAGGTGACAGCCCCGGGCGAAGCCAACGCCGCTGAAGCCGCCATGCGCGATCCCGTGCAAGAACGTGGCCCTTCAACGGCACAGCTGCGTACGGACTCACCTCTTGAGGAGACCGGCCTGGGACCTGGGAGGCCATGCGTGACGACACAGAAACCGAAGTACCACAGCCCGAGTGAGCCGCTGGCCGAGCCCTCCGCGAAGCCCGGCTGCTCCGCTTGCATGTCCCTCGCGGTCGCCAGGCAGAACGCGCGCTCCGACTGCGACTACAGCGCGGTGTCCGACGTGAATGTGGAACTGCGTCGGCACCATGCAGAAGCGCACAGGGCATGAGCCAGAAAAAGGAGCGCGAGCTCTTCTCCGGTCGCCCGCTCATGACCATGCGGGTGTCCCATGACTCCGGGCGGACATGGAAACCGGAGCGGGCCGTACTCAGTACGGACGACCTACGGCCCCTGATCACGGCCGAATGGCCTCCGTGCCGGTGCCGGCACTGCGTCAAGCCGCACAAGTCCGCTCATCGCTGAGGCGCCTGTCCCCGTCCCCTCTCCCACGAACTCCCGCCCAACCCGGGCGGCGGCGGTCAGGCACTCAGCCATGGCCGCGATCAGGTGAGCAGGAAGGTGCAGTGATGCTGGACGGAAGTGATCTGTACGGGCTCGACATCGACGGGGCGTCGTTCGTGAAGGCCTGCGGCGGCAACACCCACCCCGATGGGGAATCCTGCGTGACCCTCGCCCGGATCGGCGAGGACGCCTGGGCCCTTGGGGACAGCAAGCGGCCGGACGCCGAGCCGCTCCGCTTCACCACGGAGGAGCTGGACGCGGCCGGGATCGACCCGGCCCGGTTCGGCCTGTCCGCCTGACCCTCCCCCCATAGGCCGGTCCTGGCTCCCGACCCACCGAGCCGGGACCGGCCGCCCCTCCCATGCCCTCGATCGGAACGACCTGGTGCACCACCACGGCTACCTGTGGACCGGCCCGAAAGAACGCTTCGACAACGAAGCCCTACGGCGGCCCCCACACCCCGAACCACCACCGGCCGGAAGCAGACCGGAGCTGATCCAGCGGTACCGGGAAGTGGCGGCGGCGTTCCGTCTCGTGGACCTGCCACCGCTGGAAACGGCCTACTGGCTGATCAAACCCGGATCACTCGTCCGTGACACATGGACCGAACCGAAGGAAGCGGCGACCTGGCTCGGGGAACAACTCGCCGTATTCGCATCGCGGTTCGCCTCCGACCGGGACCGCGACACCACCCACCTGGCCACCCTCGTCGACTCCGCAACCGAACGCCTGGCATCGGGAACAGACCTGTCACTCGGCTTCTACCTCGAACGCCCCACGTACCTCTCCCTGGCCCTGGTGACCTGCTCCCCGAACCGTTCCGTGCCCGACCTGCGATGTCCCATGACGTGACCCGTTCACGCCGGCGTCGAGCTCTCATCAGCCCCTGTGAAACTCCTGTCAGTGGCGTGATCTAGTCTTCGGTCACGCGTCACACGCGCCCCACACGGTCCATGTATCAGGCATGTGCTCGGTCAGGTATGTCTCCGAACCCCCCACGGCCCGTATGCGAGCGGCGCGCGTAATCGCCCTTCCTTCGTTTTCTTCCGGGGGTTCGAAACACCGTGCGCAGACACGTACGCACCCTTCCGGCCGCCACCGCGCTGGCCGTCCTCTTCAGCTCGGCCGCGCTCGCGGTCGGCGTGGCCACGCCCGCCGTGGCCGACACCAGTACGCCCCTGCCGGTGCAGTCGTCCGGCGACATCGTCGTCGACGGCGTGCACCAGCGCGTCTTCGTCTCCGACCCGACCGGCGGCCAGGTCGTCGCCACCGACTACGCCGGCAAGGTCGTCGGCACCGTGGCCTCACTGCCCGGTGCCAAGGGCCTGGAGCTGTCCCCCGATTCCGGCACCCTCTACGCGGCCGTGCCGGGCGACGACTCGATCGTGGCCATCGACACGGCGACGGTCACCGAGGCCAAGCGGTACCCGATCGGTGAGGGCACCGACCCGCAGTACCCGGCGTGGGCCGGCGGCAAGCTGTGGTTCGGCTACGGCGCCGCCGCCCAGGGCAACCTCGGCTCCCTGGACGTCTCCGGCACCGAGCCGGTGCTCACGCTGGGCCAGGACCGCGGCTGGTACGCGGCCCCGAGACTGGACTCCACTCCCGGCGCCCCCAACACCCTGGCGGCGGGCATCGAGGGCATGAGCCCGGCCTCCGTCGCCGTCTACGACGTGTCGTCCGGTACGGCGACGCGCACCGCGAGCGGCCCCAACACCAGCGACTACGTGCCGAGCAACCTGCGCGACCTCGCCCTCACCCCCGACGGCTCCCAGCTCGTGGTGGCCAGCGGCGCGCCGTACTTCCACCAGGTGTACAAGACCGCCGACCTGACGCCGGCCGGCCAGTACCCGAGCGACTCGTACCCGAACGCCGTCGACATCGCCCCCGACGGCACGGTCGCGGCGGGCATCGACGGCACGTACTCGCCGGACGTGTGGACCTACGAGCCGGGCACGACCACGGCCACCCACGTCTACGACTTCACCAACACGGCCGAAGGCGCCGGCGACGCCGGTGTCCTCACGCCGGGCGGCCTCGCCTTCACGCCGGACGAGTCGCACCTGTTCGCGGTCGTCGCCACCAACGGCGGCGGCTACGCGCTGCGCGACCTGGGTGCCGAGGCCCCGCCGCCGCCCCCGGCTCCGTCCCCGACGACCCTCACGGTGAACGCGCCCGCGACGGCCACCCGGGCCCAGGCCCTGACCGTCACCGGCAAGCTCACCTCGGACGCGCCCTTCGCCTCCGGCACCACCCTCACGGTCACCCGCACCGACCTGGAGTCCCCGGCGGGCAAGCTGCTCGCCCCGGTCACGGTCGCGGCGGACGGCTCGTACTCCTTCAAGGACACCCCGCCGGCGGGCGGTTCGGTGAAGTACACCGTCTCCTACGCGGGCGACGCCACCCACCAGGCGGCCTCCGCGTCCGACACGGTCCAGGTCTCGCGGGCCACGACCACGCTGACGCTCAACAAGAACGGCAACGTCTACTCGTACGGCGCGGACGTGACCTTCACGGCCCACCTCGGTACGACGTACAAGAACCGCACGGTCGAGATCTGGGCCGACCCGTACGGCTCCGACAAGCCGAACAAGCTGGTCAAGTCCGGGACGGTGAACTCCTACGGCAATCTGTCCGTCACCCTCGACCTGACCCGCGACACCAAGCTCACGGCCAAGTTCGCGGGCGACGCGCGTTACGCGCCGAAGACCGCGACGAGCAAGGTCTACACGAAGGTGAGCGTCTCGACGACCCCGAGCCGCCACTACAAGACCGCCTCCGCCTGGAACCGGACCTACTACTACTTCCGCAAGTCCGTGGACCCGCTGTTCACGACCCGGATGACCTACTACCCGGGCCGCGACTACCGGGTCCAGGTCCAGGCGTACTACGACGGCGCCTGGCGCACCACGGGCACGCAGTACTTCCCGCTGGAGTCCTCCGGCCTGGGCGCGGTCGAGCTCCAGGGCGAACCGAGCACCGGCATCCGTTTCCGGATCCGTTCCTCGTACATCGACACGACGTCGGGCGACAACGTGAACACGACGACGCACGGCGCCTGGAAGTACTTCATCTTCACCAGCTAGCCCCGAGGAACAGCACCCTCACACCGGTGGCCCGCGACGTCGAACCGTCGAACGTCGCGGGCCACCGCGCTGTCCGCCAGGCGCCGCGTGGAATTCCCCGGCGATCCGAGGCAACGGTAAGGAATGACTCATTCCGAATGATTTCGAAAGCGGTCTCCTTACCTGCGGGTACGTGTGACGATACGGCTCTGCCGAAACTTGAGACCTCAATATCGAGGTCACGGTCGCAAAGGAACAGGACATGACCACCCCTGTGCCCTCGGTCCCTTCCGCAGCTCCGTCAGCCGCCTCGGCCGCCTCGGCCGGGCGGCTTCTCGTCGTGGACGACGAGGAAGGGATCCGTTCCATGCTCACGATGGCGTTGGAGTTCCTCGGCTACCAGGTGACCGCCGCGGCCACCGGTCGTCAGGCGCTCCAGGCCGTGACCAGGCACCATCCTGATCTCATCCTCCTCGACGTCAACCTCCCCGACCTCGGCGGCTTCGAGGTGTGCCGGACGTTGCGGGACCGGGGGAACGCCGTACCGGTGCTGTTCCTGACCGGCCTCGGCGGGGTCGACGACCGGGTGCGGGGGCTGGACATGGGCGGCGACGACTTCGTCACGAAGCCGTTCGAGTTGAAGGA
Protein-coding sequences here:
- a CDS encoding DUF6879 family protein, whose translation is MTEPTFESLFRSARHSAYHLEMRDAYGLDDDYREWASGNPFDPAERWPWWIELVSASVARGVAVHRARIVSEPISDYVRYEYELTHGHNVKAGEDVRWLPRRQASGLALPGNDFWLFDDTSVLFNHFAGDGTMTGEELVTDPAVVKLCSSAFAAVWELATLHEGYRPDR
- a CDS encoding DUF397 domain-containing protein, with the protein product MPTPPWQKSSYCQEGEACVHVAATSQKSSYCGQGESCVHISAAPETIHITESADPTQAVLDASPSAFGALLRALRAAHPGT
- a CDS encoding helix-turn-helix domain-containing protein, coding for MTPRPAPSARRLRLATELRKLRERAGLTSTEAAKLLGTSSGQLSNVESARFGVSPDRIRAMAGVYSCTDQSYVDALVAMAAEKPRSCWWDAYRDVLPSGFLTLAELEHHATALRTAFTAHIPGMLQTPDHAREIFRHVIPSPTPPEVERRVSHRVQRQDVIYRANPHPYSTVIHEAALRMQVGGRSVARAQLQHLLDIGERDHITIRVLPYDVGAFPGSGQSINYLYGPVPQLDTVQLDQFHGPVLLDAEAHLEKYRLLLDFVESIALAPPNSRDLIHAIAHDL
- a CDS encoding helix-turn-helix domain-containing protein; translated protein: MSISPSSSAQAARERVAQRLRELRADAGITGTELAVRCGWTHPKTSRIENARTAPTPDDIRLWCRACGVEDQAADVIAQSRNAESLYVEWRRKVRAGLKRLQDSYVELYQSTELFRIYSPTLVPGLLQTEGYARALLSANAQMLDAPDDAEEAAAARLERSQVIHQPGHRFVMLIEESVLSYQLGDDDAMAAQLGYLLTAGALPQVSLGIIPSSTRERTLWPQELFHVYDDTLVSVELLSARVRITQPDEIALYLKAFERLRSMAVYGVEARALILKAIENLR
- a CDS encoding DUF397 domain-containing protein; the encoded protein is MHTHIWEKSSYCQEGDACVHISAVPETIHITETADPTQAVLDASPSAFGALLRALREKGSSADVRQSY
- a CDS encoding DUF6879 family protein — encoded protein: MPQNVPSFDELLNSAQRSAVHLEMRDAYGVANEADDFARWKSTGERDNDPESPYWAPWVTLIRNTVARGVVVRRARIVSEPVSDYIRFEHAGTVVNMEAGELVRWLPRRRASAIALPGNDFWLIDDRLIRWNHFTGEGASGGGEVSEDPAAAKLCADAFAAVWARATPHEDYKIS
- a CDS encoding response regulator transcription factor, which encodes MTTPVPSVPSAAPSAASAASAGRLLVVDDEEGIRSMLTMALEFLGYQVTAAATGRQALQAVTRHHPDLILLDVNLPDLGGFEVCRTLRDRGNAVPVLFLTGLGGVDDRVRGLDMGGDDFVTKPFELKEVAARVRALLRRAGGTVPAPDRNRLRAGAVQLDADAHQVWAGERPVDLTTTEFALLRYLMENPGRVLSRGQIQERVWNHRDEGSGVVDTYIYYLRRKLGEPGQSLIRTVRGVGYQLCTN
- a CDS encoding DUF397 domain-containing protein, translating into MLDGSDLYGLDIDGASFVKACGGNTHPDGESCVTLARIGEDAWALGDSKRPDAEPLRFTTEELDAAGIDPARFGLSA
- a CDS encoding ATP-binding protein is translated as MTTVSPSWTCTLRLPRDPRSPGVARAALRAVLGPHDLAEFAPTAELLTSELLTNAVRAEAAYGRDVGVRFELSGVELRLEVADSADGKPELRCAGDDDVCGRGLVLVDALADDWGVAPCDGVGKVVWASLSLSLSDGGVR
- a CDS encoding YncE family protein, with the protein product MRRHVRTLPAATALAVLFSSAALAVGVATPAVADTSTPLPVQSSGDIVVDGVHQRVFVSDPTGGQVVATDYAGKVVGTVASLPGAKGLELSPDSGTLYAAVPGDDSIVAIDTATVTEAKRYPIGEGTDPQYPAWAGGKLWFGYGAAAQGNLGSLDVSGTEPVLTLGQDRGWYAAPRLDSTPGAPNTLAAGIEGMSPASVAVYDVSSGTATRTASGPNTSDYVPSNLRDLALTPDGSQLVVASGAPYFHQVYKTADLTPAGQYPSDSYPNAVDIAPDGTVAAGIDGTYSPDVWTYEPGTTTATHVYDFTNTAEGAGDAGVLTPGGLAFTPDESHLFAVVATNGGGYALRDLGAEAPPPPPAPSPTTLTVNAPATATRAQALTVTGKLTSDAPFASGTTLTVTRTDLESPAGKLLAPVTVAADGSYSFKDTPPAGGSVKYTVSYAGDATHQAASASDTVQVSRATTTLTLNKNGNVYSYGADVTFTAHLGTTYKNRTVEIWADPYGSDKPNKLVKSGTVNSYGNLSVTLDLTRDTKLTAKFAGDARYAPKTATSKVYTKVSVSTTPSRHYKTASAWNRTYYYFRKSVDPLFTTRMTYYPGRDYRVQVQAYYDGAWRTTGTQYFPLESSGLGAVELQGEPSTGIRFRIRSSYIDTTSGDNVNTTTHGAWKYFIFTS